Proteins from a single region of Sesamum indicum cultivar Zhongzhi No. 13 linkage group LG5, S_indicum_v1.0, whole genome shotgun sequence:
- the LOC105161910 gene encoding stress-response A/B barrel domain-containing protein UP3, translating to MLNVTAAARTHFPFVPHLRHSAALRCKPSISHCRFPLRSSPSIRMSSSDSHSNSNQIIEHIVLFKVKPETDPSAVNAMITNLNGLSSLDPVLHISAGPVSRCRSNSLTFTHMLHSRYRTKTDLTAYSDHPTHVSVVSNYIKPIIEDIMAVDWVAEDFSGPADVPPGSALRLTILKLKEGAGESGKSEVLRVVSGIREKFPSIKQLTAGENFSPGRAKGFSIGSIAVFKGMKELEELDSESELANEQKDKVREFLDGVLVLDYAVAAAVQTASV from the coding sequence ATGCTGAATGTGACTGCCGCCGCTCGCACTCACTTCCCCTTCGTACCTCACCTCCGCCACTCCGCCGCTCTCCGCTGCAAACCCTCAATTTCCCACTGCCGATTCCCTCTCCGCTCCTCTCCCTCCATCAGAATGTCGTCTTCCGATTCCCATTCTAACTCCAACCAAATCATCGAACACATCGTGCTGTTCAAAGTCAAGCCGGAGACGGATCCCTCCGCCGTCAACGCCATGATCACCAACCTCAACGGTCTGAGTTCTCTTGACCCGGTCCTCCACATCTCCGCCGGTCCGGTTTCCCGCTGCCGGTCCAATTCCCTCACCTTCACTCACATGCTGCACTCTCGATACCGAACCAAAACCGATTTGACTGCCTACTCGGACCACCCCACCCACGTGAGCGTCGTTTCGAATTACATCAAACCTATCATCGAGGACATCATGGCAGTTGATTGGGTGGCCGAGGACTTCTCCGGTCCGGCGGATGTTCCTCCTGGGTCGGCCCTGCGGTTGACGATTTTGAAGTTGAAGGAAGGCGCGGGGGAGAGTGGGAAAAGCGAGGTTTTGAGGGTTGTGAGTGGTATTAGGGAGAAGTTTCCTTCGATTAAGCAGCTGACTGCCGGGGAGAACTTTTCGCCGGGGAGGGCCAAGGGTTTCTCGATCGGTTCTATCGCGGTTTTCAAGGGAATGAAGGAATTGGAGGAGCTGGATTCGGAATCGGAGCTCGCGAATGAGCAGAAGGATAAGGTTAGGGAGTTTCTTGATGGGGTGTTGGTGTTGGATTACGCGGTCGCAGCAGCAGTTCAAACTGCCAGCGTTTAG